The Bacteroidota bacterium region ACGATGTGGCAAATACTTTCAATGCCACAGTTGCACTGGATTGTGTTCAGCACGGCTTTAATTATTGCAGGCGGTTACCTTATCAATGCGTTTTATGACTATGAAAAAGACCTTGCTAATCACAGCGAGGAGGTAATATTAAATAAGATTATCAGCAAGCGGTTTGCAATTAATGCCTATATGTTTTGCAATTCTTTTGCACTGTTTATAGGGGTGCTGCTAAACTTAAAGCTGGCCTTGTTTTATGCCTTGTTGATATTTTTACTTTGGTTCTACTCACACAAACTAAAAAAACTGCCCCTGTTGGGTAACTTCTGTGCATCCTTTTTGGCCGTTAGTGCATTCTTATCAATATGTATTTTTTACTGGGATATAAATAAGCTGATAGTGATGTATGCCACCTATATAGGATTGATAGCCCTTATCCGCGAAATAATAAAAGACCTTGAAGCAATTAAAGGGGATATGTTGTTTGGCTACAAAACCTTTCCGGTGTTGTTTGGCATTAAAAAAACAAAGTTACTTTTAGCCCCCTTGATGCTGCTGTGCATACCCATCGGCTATTTCTTGTTTGCCTATTTGTATCCGTCTTATTCAGCCATTTACTTCTCATTATCCTTTACTGGTATTTTTGTTTGGATGTTCTATTTCATTTTTTCTACTGATGAGAAGAACTTTAGAAAAATGGATAACTTTTATAAGTTGCTGATAGTGATGGGGGTTCTAAATATCATGTTTGTTTAATCGGTTTAGTTTTTTTAATGAAGAAGGTATTACTTATCGTATTTGCGTGTATAGCAACGGGCTTGTTTGCCCAAAAAGAAGATGCTCCCGCTATTATCAAAGAGATTGATAAAACAGTAAAGGGTATTGATAAGGCCATGCAAGGGCAACGCCCTTCGGCATACCTTATAACCCCTTATCCCGGTTATTTTGAAAAGAACTTTATTTGGCTGCGCGATAATAAAATCAGCAAGATTACTCAGTTTATGAATACCAGCTACCGGGGCGTATGGTACACTGAGTTTTACTTTGATAACAACAGCATCGTATTAATTCGCACCGAAACAGCACTTAAAAACCCATCGTACCAGCATTACGAAGGTTCCCATGCTGTTACAGATACATCAGGACAGTTATTTTATTACAGTTATAACGAGTTGGTAAGCAAACCCGAGTTGCTGATATCTAACGGTGATACGGTATTTTGGTACAATGTGTTGCTAAAACAAGGATATGATTTGTGGGAGCAATACAAAAATCTGCAAGAGTATAACCCGTTTGCAAAGGTAAAGTATGATAATGTTGTTGCGTATAGCTATGAAGGAAAGGGTGGACAGAAGATTGTTGAAAACGGAAAGTTGAACCGTACCGTTAAAAGCAAAAAAGAGTTAACCAAAGAACAAACCGATAGTTTGATTCTAAATATCACTGATACACTAAGCTACGGAGGTGGCAACATGGCCTGTTTCGAACCGCATTTGGGTATTGTTTTTTACGATGGGAAAAAAATAGCCGCACACATCAGTATTTGTTTTGAGTGTAATTTATCATCAGCCAGTATTTATTTGCCTGCGGCTCATCACCATAGCAGGGTTAATATTGGTGATGACTATTATGTAAAAATCCCTTTGCACGGGTTTAGCACAATGGGCAGGCGGAAACTGGCAAAATTGTGTAATCAGTTGGGCTTTGATAAGTGCCCATCACCAACTGAAACTACCATTTGGGATTCTAAGTAAGCGGTAGTCCTGCTCAACATAATAAGTAGGTAAGAATTAAAAAATTTTAAGAATCTATTGTAATTCACAGGCGTGTTAGCCTGTCATTCCCATTTTAAATGGTAATCAGAACACATTGAGTAGGTAATATGCCTGTATACCTACAAACCTCCTTCGAAGTAAACACAGTCTCTAGGCGCCTAACTTAAGTTCACTTTTATTAAATAATAAAGCCCGCTTAGAAAATTCTAAACGGGCTTTCGTGGTCTATTAAAAACCGGAGCAATTACTTGCTCACGGTTAGTTTCACAGTTTGTACACCGGTAAGAGTGCTAATGTTTAAGTAATAAATACCGGTGGGTTGTGCGCTCAAATCAATTTCAGTAATACCTGAAACAGTTTGTGCAGGTTGAGTTGCTACAACGCGACCCAATACATCAGTTACAGTGATGCCTTGTATTGCAGTCACATCAGCATTGCTGTAATCAACAAAGAATTTACCGCTTGAAGGGTTGGGGTAAACACCCACAGCACCTTTGTTTGAGGTATTTTCAACACCCAAAACATTAATCCAAACAGTATCAACACCGTTGGCAACGCAACCGTCGCCTGTAGTTACAGTAAGGTGTACGATGTAACGGCCATCAATAGGGAACCTGTATTTGGGGTTTTGGTCGGCCGATGTTGAACCGTCTCCAAACTGCCAGTAGTAGGTATAACCTGTACCGGCTGTGTTGGTTGCAAAGCTGTATCCGCCGTTACCTGTGTTAGCCGAAGTAGAGTTGATAGAAACTGTAGGCACATTGTGTACAATTACCGAAGCAGTTTTTGTATCAGTACATCCGTTAGGGTGCACTGCCGTTAATGTAGCTGTATATGAACCGTCAGCTGAATAAACTATCGAAGGTTTAACATCTGTTGATGAATCACCGTTGCCAAACAACCATTTATAGGTTAGAGGTTCGTTGTCATCAGTACGAGAGTTGTTATCAAACAAAGTTGGTAGTCCTTCGCAAACAGTTGCTGCGATAAAGTCGGCAGCCGGCCTTAGTTTAATGGTTACAGTAGACTTGTGTTCACTGCTACATCCATTTGAGCTTGAAGATTTTAGAACAATCTCATAAGTGTTAGGGCTGGCATATTGGTGGGTAGGGTCACTACCGTTTGAATTATTGCCATCACCAAATTCCCACTCATAGGTATTCAAGTGTCCTGCAGGTACAGTAGTCGTGTTGGTAAAGTTAATAGGTTGGTTGGTACATGTTGAGGTTGACATGCTGAAGTTAGAAACCGGGGTTTCACGTAAAGTAACTGATTTAGTCACGCTATCCGCACAACCTAAGTTAGTGTTCGAAATAAGGGTTACGTTAAAAGTTTGGTAGCTGTTGTAAGTATGGCTTGGGTCAATTTCGGTAGCACTTTTACCGTCACCAAACTTCCATAAGTAGCTGGCAGAACCAAACGACGGTGCAGTTGAAGCGTTTGTGAAGTCAACATCACTGTTATCGCACTGAACAGGAGTGAAGTTAAAATCAGGTATTGCACGTGGGGCTTGGGTTACGTGTTTAGCAATGGTTGAAGTACAACCATTAACGGTAACTTTTAATGTTACTAGGTAAATACCGGGGGTGCTGTATAGTTTGTTAATTGATGCACCTGTGGCAGAGCTGGCTGGGCTTGTTCCAAAATCCCATTCGTGTACAGCTGCACCTGAAGGTAGCGTTGAGTTATCAGTCATTGTAACTGCAGTGCCTTCGCAAGCATTTACAAAACCAAAGTTTGCAACAGGTATTTGGAAGACGTTAACAGTTTTTGTAACACTGTCTTTATATCCATATAGTGATGTAACAACCAGTTTTACAGTATAGCTGCCGGGGCCTGCAAATGTTTTTGAAGGTTGGCCGGCTACTGAGTTTGTACCGTCACCAAAATCCCAGAAGTAAGTTACTGCACCGCTGGCAATTGTAGTAGTGTTGTCAAAAGCTACCAAATCTTTGTCGCACACGCTAGGGGCAGTAAAGCCAACTTTAGGTCTTGGAGCTATGTAGATATACCTTGTAAGAGTTGAATCACAACCGGTAGAGATGTTACGAACCTTAAACGATATAATTACAGTGCTATCAGCTAGCAAAGTATCAGGAGTAAAAGAGGTCTTTCCGTTAGTTGAACCCGATGGATTAGAGTATGTATAATACGAGCTTGCTATTGTTCTTCCTGTATTAGTTTTAACTGTAAATCCGGTAATGTTCCAGGTAGAGTTGTAAGAACTATTGGTGAAACCTGTTGGAGGGGTGATTTCATAACTTAACTGGTCGCCCGAAGCAACAATATCAGGGTCGCCGCTAGTGCCTGAAGTAAGTGGCTTTGTGGTTGTAAACGGAGTTCCCTTACTAATTGCAGCGTTTGATGGCGAAGGATTAACCGTAACTGTTGAAAAGGCAGTATCGTTAGCCGGAACAATGTCACCTTGGATATTGATTGCCTTTACAGTAAGATTGGTTCCCGCAACGCGTGAAACAAACAAACCGGGGATAGTAATTGTAGTGTCTTTACCACCTGCAAGGTTGTTAAGTTTCAACATGTGTTTAATCCTGTCAGGACCGATATCAATTGCCATATCCATTTGAGGTGCAGGGAATGCACTATTATTTCTCAAGTGAACGGTAACATCGGCAGGGTGGTGAGTACAAACAGGGTTGGGAGCTACTGAAACGCTCAATACTGAAATTTCAGGGTTACAAGCGTTGTTTTTACAATAGCTGATATCGTCCATCCAAAATTCTGTACCGCCGTTTGCAGGGAATATATCAAGGTATGATACGTTGTTTGTATTAGTAAAAGTTCCTTGCGAAACGTTATCAATAAATATTTCCCATTGGTCAGTATCAAGGTTTATATCTATGGCCAATTCAAACCAACGGTTTTGCGGGTAGTTTCCGGTAGCATAGCCCTGTGCCTGAAAAGTACCGCCACCATAAAAATAGAACTCAAGAGCCCATACTGAACCGGTAAAGGCTCCGCCCTGAAAATTAAAGTAGGCTTCCTTTCCGGTTGGGATAAAAAATTTAGAAGTAAATTTAAAACGACCGCTGCTATTTACGCCGCCAAAAGGTAATACTACATCGTTAGGGCCCCCGCCAAACGGTGAGTTGAAATAAATAGATTTTGTGCCGCTGGCAGCATTGGTGGTAACCACCTGAACATCTTCAGAACCGCCCTCAATACCGCTCCATGTTGTCCAAACTGGGGAGGCAGGGCCTAGATACGTGTTTGCGGTGTAGGATTCGAAATTTTCATTGAATACTTGGGAATATGCACTCATGCATCCCAATACAAATAATAAGAGAGTAGATATTTTTTTCATGACTTAAATTGGTTTCTAGCTTGGTAACTTCATTCATCACTACTCCTTGCCCCAACAAAACTCTATACTTCACACACAAATCTCTTTTAGTATCTAATAGATTGCCAATGAACGAATTAGAATCGAAGTTAATGAAAAACCGACTAAAGTCAATATAATATCGACGGGTTTCGTATAATATTTTATAATAACCTCACATACAGTAGGGTGTAAATAAATCATAAACTTTATAACAGAAGGGTAAGTTTTGATGCAGAACTGATAAAACAAAAAAAGCCCTGCAATGCTGCAGGGCTTTTAACGGAGCGGGCAGAATGCTCCAAAGTTCGAACTTTTCTATAAGTGATTTATTGCAACTCAACGGTTTTTTAAGCAAATCGATATAACAAAAATATTTTCTTATCGTGAAATCGCAAGTATCCTGAATGCTCCTTTTGATACTAACAAAAATACAATAGTGCCAATTGCTAAATCGGGAATCATTGATTGTGTAAAATACACCAACAGCCCGGCTATCATTACGCCAATATTTGCCATTACATCGTTGGAAGTAAAGATATAGCTGGCCTGCATGTGAGCTTCATTGCTTTTGCTCTTCCGCAGCAGGTAAAGCGATGCTGCATTTCCCGCCAAAGCAAATGAGGAAACTAAAATCATTGTTTGGTAATCGGGGGTTCCTTCCACTCCCAAAAATCGCCGTACTACTTCAACCAAACCAAATATGGCCAAACACAACTGGAATATTCCGCTTAGCCTTGCAATTCTTTTCTTTTTCACTGTCGTACTGGTTACTACAGTCAAACTCATCCCGTAAACAATTGCGTCGGCGAGCATATCCAAAGAATCGGCTATTAAACCCATCGAACGGGAAAGTAAGCCCGCTACTATTTCAATTAAGAAAAAGCCACTGTTGATAGCAAACACAATCCACAAGAGTTTTTTATTGCTGGTTTGTTCGCCATCTTCTAACAAGTCAAACACTTCTTCGGATTGAATAAGAGACGAGTTTAGGTTTATTTGGGCAATATTTCCAGTGATTGTTGCTGTTTCTCCTTCGTGGTAAACGGTAAGTATTCTGTTTGGTAGGTCAAATTCCAGTTTTTTTATAGAAGCATCCATTTCCAACTTCATCCTTACCAATTGCTCTTCTGCCGGGCAATCCATTCTAAGGATTTTATAGGTGTCCTTTTTCATACTACAACCGTATTTTTAATCCGCCATTAATAATAAACCCTTCCAACGGGGCATATATTTCCCTGAAAATAGGCCGGGTAACAGTGCCTGTATAGATAGTATCAAACCTTGTCTGCCGGGCATCCAAAAAGTTCTCAAAGTTGATGTACAGCGAGAACTTTTCCCACAGCCTTTCTACCATAAAACCGCACATTACATACTGCCTTCCTATTGTGCCGTCACTTAGTTTTTGTTTGCTGAAATAATAGGCTTCAAGCCCTACTTTCCACTTCTCATCGGCTTCATACATCAATACAGAATTGATACGGTGTTTGGCTGTCAAAGGATTATCGGAAACCGTCCCGTTGCTGTGAATTTTTGCATCGGTATATGTATACCCCAAAAACAGCTTAAAATCTTTGTAGCCAATTTTAATATTGGTTTCTGTCCCTTTGGTGTCTACAAAACCATTAATATTTACGAACTGGTAGGTGCCGTTTGCCTGCGGTGTAAGTATAAGCGGGTGGTTCAGATAGGTATAAAAAAACAAATGGTTAAGGGTGAATAACACTTGGCCATCAGCAAAGGCTGTTTTGTAGTTAAAATCCCAATTAGTGCCGTAACTTGTTTCCAGCCTGTTGGCTGTAGGGCTTATGCCCAACACTCCCCGGTATTGTATGCGCTCGCTTTCTTCGGTAAAAATTGTGGGAGTTTTATACCCCAATCCCCCACCTACACGCGAGGACAATTTCTTATTGATTTTATACAAAGCTGAAATGCGGGGAAGAAGGGCAAACCCGTAATCAATTACATAATCCGTCCTAAACCCTGTTTCTATGTTTAGCCTTTGTGTGGCTTTCCAGATGTTCTGTACAAACACCCCTAAAGTAGTTTGGTTATAATCCCTTACTGCAAGTGTATCCAACTGTTTTTCGGTAAACTTGTCTGTCCATAGGTTTATGCCTACTATCCATTCCATTTTTTCCGCATTGTGTTCATAATTCACTTCGCTGAAAGTGGCGTATTGTGTGCCGTTAAAAGTATATCCTGGTGTGCTTAAAATACGGTTAAAATAGCTAATACTGTTCTTAACAATGATATGGCTGCTATCCCCCAGCTTATGTTCAGCAGAAAACTGTGTGCTGAACCTTTGTGTTGTATTCTTTTCAAAATAGCTATGGGTACTATCCCCTTTGCCATTTATATAGTGAATATCGCCACCTATACGGTCTTCAAGGGTAGTATTCACACCTAATACAATCGTTGTTTTTTCAGAAGGGTATAAAAATAGCTTTGGATTAAAGGTGTACCGTTCAAATTTGGGAATTGCTGAAAGGTCGATATTGGCCGGGTCGTATGCCCAGTTGCGGTTATGCGCGGCAAAAATGGTAGTTCCGATTTTGTTAGCTCGTTGGGAATAAAAGCCGTTCAGGTCTAATCCTTTACCGCTTGTACCGTTGAGATGGAACTTTATTTCCCTTTCTTTTTGAGGAGTTTTTGAAATCAGGTTTACCAATCCTGCAATTGCCCCCCCGCCATACAACGTTGATGCTGAGCCTTTAATTACTTCTACTTGTTTTAAATCCAATGGGGGTATCTGTAAAAGGCCTAAACCACTGGATGCACCGAAATAGAGAGGAAAACCATCTTTAAGGATTTGGGTATACCGCCCGTCCAACCCCTGTATGCGTATGGCTGCGTTAGCAGAAGTGGCAGATGTTTGCTGGGTTTGTATGCCTGTGCTTTCACTCAGTACCATTCTTATATCGCCGGGCTTCATGTTGGCTTTCTCCTCTAATTCCTCGCCTGCTATAAATTCTACTCTTGTGGGTATGTCTTCTATACTTCGTGAGCTTCGGGTAGAACTGATAACTACTTCTTCCGTTTCCTCTATATCTTCTGTTAAAAGGATTTCTATAGCAATAGCTTGTTGCAACGGGAAGCTGAAGGTATCAAACCTTTCCTGGTAGCCTATATACTTGAAAAGGATTATTTGCTGTCCATCGGGTATGTTCTTGATTTCGATCAAACCGTTTACACCGGAAATGGCACCATTA contains the following coding sequences:
- a CDS encoding PKD domain-containing protein: MKKISTLLLFVLGCMSAYSQVFNENFESYTANTYLGPASPVWTTWSGIEGGSEDVQVVTTNAASGTKSIYFNSPFGGGPNDVVLPFGGVNSSGRFKFTSKFFIPTGKEAYFNFQGGAFTGSVWALEFYFYGGGTFQAQGYATGNYPQNRWFELAIDINLDTDQWEIFIDNVSQGTFTNTNNVSYLDIFPANGGTEFWMDDISYCKNNACNPEISVLSVSVAPNPVCTHHPADVTVHLRNNSAFPAPQMDMAIDIGPDRIKHMLKLNNLAGGKDTTITIPGLFVSRVAGTNLTVKAINIQGDIVPANDTAFSTVTVNPSPSNAAISKGTPFTTTKPLTSGTSGDPDIVASGDQLSYEITPPTGFTNSSYNSTWNITGFTVKTNTGRTIASSYYTYSNPSGSTNGKTSFTPDTLLADSTVIISFKVRNISTGCDSTLTRYIYIAPRPKVGFTAPSVCDKDLVAFDNTTTIASGAVTYFWDFGDGTNSVAGQPSKTFAGPGSYTVKLVVTSLYGYKDSVTKTVNVFQIPVANFGFVNACEGTAVTMTDNSTLPSGAAVHEWDFGTSPASSATGASINKLYSTPGIYLVTLKVTVNGCTSTIAKHVTQAPRAIPDFNFTPVQCDNSDVDFTNASTAPSFGSASYLWKFGDGKSATEIDPSHTYNSYQTFNVTLISNTNLGCADSVTKSVTLRETPVSNFSMSTSTCTNQPINFTNTTTVPAGHLNTYEWEFGDGNNSNGSDPTHQYASPNTYEIVLKSSSSNGCSSEHKSTVTIKLRPAADFIAATVCEGLPTLFDNNSRTDDNEPLTYKWLFGNGDSSTDVKPSIVYSADGSYTATLTAVHPNGCTDTKTASVIVHNVPTVSINSTSANTGNGGYSFATNTAGTGYTYYWQFGDGSTSADQNPKYRFPIDGRYIVHLTVTTGDGCVANGVDTVWINVLGVENTSNKGAVGVYPNPSSGKFFVDYSNADVTAIQGITVTDVLGRVVATQPAQTVSGITEIDLSAQPTGIYYLNISTLTGVQTVKLTVSK
- a CDS encoding cation transporter — its product is MKKDTYKILRMDCPAEEQLVRMKLEMDASIKKLEFDLPNRILTVYHEGETATITGNIAQINLNSSLIQSEEVFDLLEDGEQTSNKKLLWIVFAINSGFFLIEIVAGLLSRSMGLIADSLDMLADAIVYGMSLTVVTSTTVKKKRIARLSGIFQLCLAIFGLVEVVRRFLGVEGTPDYQTMILVSSFALAGNAASLYLLRKSKSNEAHMQASYIFTSNDVMANIGVMIAGLLVYFTQSMIPDLAIGTIVFLLVSKGAFRILAISR
- a CDS encoding TonB-dependent receptor — protein: MRKIILPLLAIISSTMAWGQNTFKAILKDSESKEPLLGAIAIVKGTTNGAISGVNGLIEIKNIPDGQQIILFKYIGYQERFDTFSFPLQQAIAIEILLTEDIEETEEVVISSTRSSRSIEDIPTRVEFIAGEELEEKANMKPGDIRMVLSESTGIQTQQTSATSANAAIRIQGLDGRYTQILKDGFPLYFGASSGLGLLQIPPLDLKQVEVIKGSASTLYGGGAIAGLVNLISKTPQKEREIKFHLNGTSGKGLDLNGFYSQRANKIGTTIFAAHNRNWAYDPANIDLSAIPKFERYTFNPKLFLYPSEKTTIVLGVNTTLEDRIGGDIHYINGKGDSTHSYFEKNTTQRFSTQFSAEHKLGDSSHIIVKNSISYFNRILSTPGYTFNGTQYATFSEVNYEHNAEKMEWIVGINLWTDKFTEKQLDTLAVRDYNQTTLGVFVQNIWKATQRLNIETGFRTDYVIDYGFALLPRISALYKINKKLSSRVGGGLGYKTPTIFTEESERIQYRGVLGISPTANRLETSYGTNWDFNYKTAFADGQVLFTLNHLFFYTYLNHPLILTPQANGTYQFVNINGFVDTKGTETNIKIGYKDFKLFLGYTYTDAKIHSNGTVSDNPLTAKHRINSVLMYEADEKWKVGLEAYYFSKQKLSDGTIGRQYVMCGFMVERLWEKFSLYINFENFLDARQTRFDTIYTGTVTRPIFREIYAPLEGFIINGGLKIRL